DNA sequence from the Lycium barbarum isolate Lr01 chromosome 5, ASM1917538v2, whole genome shotgun sequence genome:
ATAGAACAATACTACAGTCAAATTTGAAGCAATAATATAAATTTACATAACACATAAGTAATTAAATGGTGAAACAGTTAATACTTATTataaatttgtgaatattcacaagTAAAGAAATCAAAAGCATACAATTCAATTAATTACAGGTTTAATGTTAACATGTATTTGATGTGTTTCTGTGGTCTTTTAGCTGGAACTGACTGCTGGGACAGTGTCCCATAGCATGtttataataaaattatttaccaaaaaaaaaaaaaaatagaaataacaAGGATTAAAATCAGAATATATCAATAATTGAGGGATCAAAAGTGCTATTAAGCAAAAAACCAAAGACAGAGAAAAGAAGAGTGGTAAGTAAAAAACCAAAGACAGAGAAAAGAAGAGTGGTAAGTTCTCCCTCTCTGTTTGTTGTTATATATACAAGGTACAAAACAAAAAATACAAAGTAGAAAAATAATAGAGTGTTGCAATATTCAAAACCCTTGTCCTAAGTCTTGTGTTGTATTCCCCTCTTTCTTTCACCACCAAATACAACTCTTTCTCTCCTTCTCTCTCTAAACATATAcatacaacatacatatatagatacagaggtggtatatatatatatatatatatatatatatatactaggaATATTTGTTTGtgtggggttgttgttgttggtggtgttgaAGATGAGTAGTGGCAGCAACACTAACACTAGGGTTTCAATCCCTGGGGGTGTCAGGAAAACGATCTTGGACATAAAAGAGATCACTGGAAATCACAGTGATGATGAGATATATGCAATGCTCAAAGAATGTTGTATGGATCCCAATGAAACTACCCAAAAACTCCTTTTGCAAGGTCTGCCTTTTTTTTTGCCCCAAAACACTCATTTTTACTCTCCTCTTGAAATTTTGATTATTTCatgtattcctttttttttttccttccttttgTTGTCTTTTTTATATGAGTATTTTTTTGTATGAGTCTTATACTGAGTCTTATCAGGGCTGTTAAAATTATGTGTAAAAAGAAAGTCTTTAATTTATTTTAGTGCTTATAGAATGTTGTATGGATCCTAATGAGACTGCCCAAAAACTCCTTTtttcatatctatatatatatatatatatatatatatatatatttaactttGTTTATAGTGTATGATATGAGTTTTTGATCTTTGCTTTTATTTGGGATCTTTTTTCTGTTCTTGATTACTCTATAGACTGAGTTTTGGTGagatttttttgtttcttgatttttttcttatCAGGGCTGTTAAAAAATATCCTTggacatatatatgtgtgtaaaaAACAGTGTCTTTAATGTGTTTTGGTCCTCCCAGAAGAATTTCTTTTTCTGCAGTTATATTGACAGAACCTCTAGTTTTAAAGGACCCTGAATTTGCCTTACAAAttgatttttaaaaatatttgaatgAATTTGGTCAGTTCTATTTGGGTTTCAATGGTGGACTTTATCAGGGCTGTTAGAATTAGTTTgagcatatatatatgtgttaaaaACAATGTCTTTAATTTGTTTTGGTGCTCGGTGAAGCTTTCGGAGAATACCCTTTGTTTTGACAGAATCTCTAGTTTTAGAGAACCCTGAATTTGCCTTAAAACATGAACTTTTTAGTATTGGAATGAATTGACACTGCGACAGACTGGCCAGAAAGAATTCATATAGCCAGTACGAAGTACAAACAACTTATCTGGAAAAAAGGCCGGTCTTAACTAGTTTGTGATTGAGCTCCAGTTGATTGGTGATATACATTTAATTTTTTGTTCAAGATGACATTGCAGTTATCATTTGTTATCAAGAAGGTTTAGTCAAGCTTTTCATCTCTATTTGGTGCAGGGCGGAGTTGTCGATGTACTTTGTATTTAATGCTAACTAGTTTGAGATTGAGGCCGAGGTTTGAtgatatatatttcattttttgTTCAAGATAACAGTTTGCAGTTATCTTTTCTTATCGAGATGGTTTAGTCAAACTTCTCATCCTCTGTTTGGTGCACGGCGGAGTTGTCGATGTGTTTCGTATTTAATTTTAACAAGCAATTAATATGGCTGTCGGTTCTTCCTTGTTGTTTTCTTTGTTATATTTATGATAGTTGGTTCGGAGGCCTTCTTTAAAAGAAATCTGAACCAACCATATCGACAATTTACATGCTTGCGTGTAAAAGATGTATAGATGGGTGTTGTTTATGTGTTCTCTTATTATCTATTTTGATATTATCTGAGGTTATTTCTATTTAAAACCACAGCATATGCATACTGCCCCAGCCAGGCTCTTCTCATTGTTGCACTTCCTCGCTATGCCAATAAAAAATTTGTTTCCTCTTTACTCATCTATTTGAGGGGTTATTTACAGATACATTCCATGAAGTAAAAAGGAAACGCGACAGAAAAAGAGAGGTATGGTTAGTTACTGATTTGCATGCTCACATTGCTCTCTACAAAGACCCATAGTGCATGAATAATGCTGACATGATTTTCCTATAAATTTCTTATGAACTGGCATAGACATGCAGGTTAATTTGTTAATTTTCATTAACTTATTAATGTTTTTCTGGGTGGGGGATTTGCAAAGTAAGGCCTCAGCTGATTCTAGGTACCCAAAGAGCTTAATGTAGTGCACGCACATATTGACAAGTGATTATATTAGCTGATGCAGATTCATGGAATCAACATTGAACGTAGGGTGGTGGAGCAATTTATTGCCCGGCACTAGAAAGAATGTAATGTACCATCTCAAGCAGACCTCTTGTAAGATAATGCTGTTCGGCATGTGTTAATGCCTTCTCTATTTAACCACTGTCATCTAAGTTACAACTTATCTGGCTGGTTTGCTGAAGAAAATCATGTACTTTTATGGTGCATAGAATGTCTATTTGGTTTAATCGACCTGACTAATGCAGTAAAAGAGGGAATGTGCAAATAGGAATGAGCACCCTGGTTGaattggttctttttttttttttttttttttgctcttgtggGCTCCATGAATGTCAAATGATTTTCTTTTCCCGTAGAATTCCATGCTAAAGTTCAATTTTGGTATCAGCATTTTGCTTTAATTGCTTCACATGTTCTCTCTTAAGGACCCAATATACTTTCTTGGCCTTTCACGTGCTGTTTCTATATTGTTATAACTTGAATTACCTTTTTGCAGAATTTGAACAAGGAGTCTGCTGAACCAAAGTGGAAACCAGCTATGCAGGGGAGGGGGAACAAGGGGAGTCGGGGAAACTTCACTTCTCGCCATGTTTCGCTTGGTAAACATCCATTTTGTTATTATCTTCTCTGACTTCTGATCTCTTATGCTGCTGCTGAACCTGGTGATTTCATATTTGTAATTTTTCTGATATCTTGATTTTAGTGTTCTTTTTAATTGCTTGACCTACTTTCGTTTTTTATTTCATTTGCCCTTTTTGCCAGATGACAGAAGGCTGTCATCTCTAAGCATCCAAATTAATACTACTACTTTACGTTATTGTGACGTGATGCCGCTTCTAATCAACAGTCTGTCTCACTTTTACACATTTAGCCTGATATATTTAAGCACATTACAAGTTGCTCCAAAGTTATAACTAATTCAtacttcaatttttttaatgttTTCCACAAGTAGGCTTTGAACAATTAACATAACTTATTGAAACCTTTTCCTTTACCTTTTTCTGAAACTGGTAACATGTAAACTTTTCCTTTACCTTGGGATAATTTTCACAATACTTTTCAGATTGAGTCTTATGGGGCCCCTTTTCCCTATCCACTCATAATTGATGTGTGTGTGTTTGATCAGATGCTGGTGGTGGAAGGAACTCTGGAGCTGCTAAGGAAAATGGAGTCAGTCATGTTTCTGGGAAGAGTGTCAACCCATCTTCCATGCCTACTGTTGAGGGGAAGAATACTTCAAGGTGTTAATGATGTTTTTGGATTTTGCTCTGTCTATGTGCATTACGGCATATGCATGCTCCTTGAAGCGCCAGTGTTATACCTCTTCAGATTACAAAATGTGGTTTATTGTTTTCCATACATGGTTTGGTCTCAAATATTTTTGTAGTCTTATATTTTTTCCTAACCGTTTCAGCTCATCAAGTGCCAAAGCCAATGGGCCTGGTGTTGTAGCTTTTGGGAGTAACAATGTTCTACATGATGCCCGTGCATTATCAAGAAGAGGGATTAAGCAATCTGAAGCCACTGCAGGTGCTGGCTCTATTAAGTCGGAGAAACCTCTGCAATCTCCAAGTCATGATGTGAACAGAAGCCCTAGAGTGTCTGTGGGAACCAGGGATATGTTTGGACACAAGATGCCAAACTTCAGCAACTCTTCAACATCCTTGTCTTCACCACCTTCGTCAGGAGCTTTTTCAGCGTCTGATCCTGTTCTTTTGCCATCTCATGATTTACGACCCCCTGGTGCAGTTGGCACAATTCGAAGAGAAGTCAGTGGCCAGCGTGCTCCATTTGAACATGTTCCTACCAACTCTAACGGGAGCAAGACAGTCACTGGTAAGCCTATGAAGACTTGTCTGGACATTTGTCCTTATTTTTCAACAGTCTTGATACTGTTGCATCATCATTTATTTTTTGTCATTGTTTGGAGGTTTAAGGAAGACAGAATAATTTCTCATCCAGTTAATGAAGCTCATGTATTTGTTTCTGCCTATGTTTGGACAGCGGTTTCTGACTCTAGAAGTTCATCTGTGCAAGTAAACATGTCAAGCAAATTTCAGGGACCTGCAAAGAATCAGCTTCCGGAGTCCTCACTAAGTGCTTCTTCGGCTCAGGGTGTTCCTTCTCTTAGTAGGCCTACTTCTAATTACAACAACCGATCACCAGTGGTTGGGCCACAAAAAGGTATAGTAAATTGTTTCTTTCCCCCCTCCCCCTCCACGGAAGATTCTTTTAATTGATATTGCTACTGCAAATGTACTAATGGTGCTTACTTGACGATTGAAGTACTCAATTTCCCCCTCTAATGACGTGTTCAATGATTTTTCTACCTTTTCTTTATGTATTTCGTAAGAAGTTTTAAACCTTTTTGGATTGATTTTTTCTAGAGCcgcgtgatttttttttttttccagttggtAGTTTTGTTTGTCCATGTGAAGAGATTAAAGGTCATTTCCTATTCTCATCTGCAGTTTCAATTTTCTTCTTCTGATTATCTGCATTTTCCGGCTTGTATTCTCCTCCTTGTGCCTATAGTCCTAGTTAGGGCCATCCACCATTAatctttaattttccaaaatagAATGGTGTTGTCGCTTGTGAAGTCATGGAATTATTTCAAGATGTTGTTTACTCTCTAATTTCCAGATGACTCAATAGTTACATTTTTTGTGGCTTCAGAGTGTAATGATACTCTTGCTGTCTGTTAAATTTGATTTTAGCTGTTAAATGGAAAGAGAACAAAAAGCTGAACTCTGGAATTAAGGTTTCTTACTTGAATAATAAAACATGATGTCGTGCTGAAGCTAAAAACTTGTCCTTCGCATTTCACTACAGCTGGTCCTGGTAAGGAATGGAAGCCAAAGCCTACGAACAATAATTCTGCTATATCTGCTGCTGGTTCATCTGATATTTCTACAGTTTCTGCTGAAGTCGATACTAAACCGCAGCCTCCGGCTGTCGATGTTGGAACAAAGGAAGGGACTTTGGAACTGCAGCAGAAGTTAGAAAAATCACACATTTCAGATATTCAGAATGTCATTATCCCTAACCACCTTCATGTGCCTGAGGCTGAAAAACTTGGTTTCTGTTTTGGAAGTTTTGAAGCTAGCCTGGATTTAGCCGTGAGTGCTAACAATGCTGCTGAGAGTGAAAAGACTCCATCACTCTCTGGAACTTCTGAGGGTATTGAAGAAACGACAGCTGAACTTTTGAGGTCTGTCATCTCACTTCTCTTCCCTCAGTTGGCTTGTGACTTATGAAAGCTATTGGGTTGCTCTACTTTTAGTCTGGGAATGAAGGACTAGGATGAGTAGTATCAGCATATTTCACCTGTTAGAACTTTAATTAACATGGGATTATTTGGAATGTCCTTTTTTTGCTGTTTTATATGACACTGTAAATAAGAAATGCATATAATTTGTTGATGGATGCCAACGTATGTAGAAGGGGCTTCTCCAGTTTGAGATCTATAATTGACCTTATGAAAGATACTTTATTCATTATAGGGGGTATGAGGGAATGGTTTGTCTGGAAGTCCAGTTTTGCAGTAATATTATACTAGATATTCAAGTAATATATTTTTCCAATATTTTGAAGATTGAAAAAATTTAGTTACTGAAAGCTCAGTCTTCACTTGTCCAGACAGCTGGCAGCTGTGTGTGGTTTGGCAAGGGGTAAGGAAACATTCCAAAAACTAAAACCAAGAGttgtttgatttaaaaaaattaaaccaAATTGGTCTGGTTTTGGAAGCCAAAAGCTGATGAATAATCTTTTTTGGTTACTGGATGCGAAttgattttttttccaaaaaacttcaaaatcttaaacAAATGCGAATTGATTTTCTTTTCAAGAGTTTTAAGAATAAATTTCTTGGACCGAAGCCAGTAATTCTATTTTTCAGAAAAATCTTCTTGAAGATTGAGACCTAAAATATCTTATTCAAAATGTCTTTATTCTTTTAGCTTTTAAGCGCCTCCCCTGTTCCGAATATTTTCTGTGCATATGAACTTGTTGCCTTTAGCCTTGTAGTTTAGATCTTGATGGAATCTTTTATATCACACTTAACTGATCCATGATTAGATATATACTTCATTTGTAGCACATTTACATGTTAACATTTTCTTCCTTGTGGGTGAATGCAGGGATCAAAATCCATCAACAACTGCAGAGCGTGCAGAATGTTCTGATCAATCTCCGCCTTCAGGTGGGCAGGAAAATTTGTCTGCAAAGCCAGAAGATGTCTCATCCTCTGTTCCTGAGTACAGTGAATCTAACCAAGAGAATCTGCAAGGAGGCCATCAGTATTCAGTTGTTCATACATCCCCGAACTATAGTTTTGGTTTTGTGCCACCAACGTTAGGCAGTCAGCTTGCGCCTTTTGAAAACTCTGAGTCACAGTCTCGTGATGTTTCTTGTCTTCcaaactttgtcgtaagccttcaTTCTCTGATGGTTCTTTTTCCATATTCTGTGATTATATTGGTTCTGAAGCGTTTGGTATAGAAACTTGCAAGTTTCGTAAGTAAATATCCATAGTTAGATGAACACCTTGTTGTAGATTGTAATATGTGTTGTCAGCGTTGGTTTCACCTCATTTGTGAGGGGCAAGGTCCTAAAATCTCACACTTTGTTGAGTTGTTCTGGGGTCTATATTAATGTTGAATGTAGGAAATATCTGACAGTAAATAGTAAATATCATTTGTTCGGATGATTTAACATATTCCGAGAGATTTGAGACCATGTGGAATTGATACACAACTGATTCATGAAAATTTAGTTCTCATAATCAAGAATGTTTAAAACGAATCATTTGTTCCTCTAGGTTCAGCAACCAATTGACCCAACAAACTACTATGCCCAGTTCTACCGCTCCAGTCCTGATGGTGATGGCCGCATTTCACCTTTTCATTCAGCGGGAGTTTCTACCAAGTACAACAGCAATGGTGCAGTTGTGCCTCCTCAAACTTCTCAATCTGCTCAAGAGGTTTGAAAGTACTCTATCAAGTAATATGTTCTGTTGTTTGCATTACTCTTTGCTGGAAaacataaggggggggggggtgttatgTACTCGACACCTTCTCCCAATGCTTCCCTTGCCCTTCATCGCATCAACAGAAGTGTGTCTTGTGTTCCCTTGTACAGTAATGAGTTCCTCTGCTCTGTTTTCCTAACTTGTGCATTGATTAGTTTTGTTTATTAATGATGTGTCTAGCCTAGATGGAAGGTTTGCGTTTCTGCTAAGAACCCAGTTAAAAGCTCTCTTTACCCCATGTATTGACGCAAGTCATAATTATTATTATCATGGTTGCGGTTCAGCAGGGTTCAGTTCAATGTCTCTAGTTGGTTGATTCTTTAGCTTGATGAAATGGGAACACGGAGCTGTTTACGTGAACTTATATGATTACTATACTTCAAGAAATTGTTATAAGAAATAGATATCTCTAGAGTATTACAAAATTCTTTTAACACAGTATACATTATTTGTGTAGTGTAGTGAACACTATCGGAACCTTTTGGAATTGCATTCTTAGAACTTCAGTCATATTTGAGCGAATGTTTTATAAGTTCTGTAAGTGTATTCAGATGCCTAGTTTTGCTGTTAAATATTGACATTTTACCAATTTTCTGTTCACAAGAAGATTGATGCTAAATGGTATTGAGTTCTCCCATGGTGTTGCAGTGAGTCACCAAATATAGAGTAAATCTATTCAAGATTCATGCCTGTGTTTATGACGGGTTAAACTTTATTTTAGTTCTTCTGGTGGATTTCGTGCCTTCAGACTCACAACATGTACTTGTTAAAAAATTTCACAGAACAATAGTTTAACTTTTGGGTTAGTTGTTTGATTTTCTACTTGCCAAGTTCAGCTAATATCAACAGTAAGGTACTCCTTGTTGATATGTCTTTAAAATGATTTGCAGGGAGGAAACACAGCGGCTCCAACATCACTTGCAACTCAAACTGCTGGGCTTATGCAGAGTTCAGCAGCTGTAACTCAGCAACCTCTCCCTGTATTTCGACAAGCTACAGGGATGCATGTGCCCCATTATCCTCCAAATTATATCCCATATGCTCACTACTTTTCTCCGTATTATGTTCCACCAACAGCCATCCATCAATTCTTAAGCAATGGTGCATTTCCCCAGCAACCTCAGGCTGGTAGTGTATATCCGCCTCCACCAGCCGCTGCTGGCAGATACTCACTTTCACAATATAGGCCAGGAGCTAATGTAGGAAACTCTACTCACATTGGAGTGCCTGGGTCGTATGGGCCATATGGATCCTCTACATCCAACTATAACCCTAGTGCATCTACAGGACCTGGAAACCCTGCTTCTAATGAGGATCTTTCTGCTTCTTCGTTGAGGGAAAATAATGTTCACGTGAGTGGTCAACAACAGGTTGGTCTTGTGTTCAGTTCAAACCTATATTGATATTATCTTTTTTACAATTGAAACATTTACTTGACATTATGCTTTATTAAAAAACAGTTACTTGACAGTTGACATTAGTCACATCATCTCTAATCTCTTTGAACGGTGAACAAAGGAGATTGTGTAATGATGAAAGATCACCCCCTAAGAACAGCAGCAAGGGGGTGCTATCCCAAAAACGATGGAGAAAGAGAAAGGAATAATAGGGTCCTTATTGATTTACCCCTAGTGAGAAGATATTTTCATCATTCTAACCTTGGCATTTGCCAATAAAGTGAAAAGAAAACCATGTAAAAATTATCCATTACATCAGAACTTGTAATTCTTTGAGCCGAATTATAAGGGCCTAAAACTGATGAAACTAGTTCTAAATTTCTAAGTGATAATTATATGATTATTAAGCTGTATACGTATATTGTCTGGGTTACTACCCCCTTGTAGGGTTGTGTATACTTGCCAACATTTTCAATTTTCCTTTGCTTTTTTCAACGTTGTGGCA
Encoded proteins:
- the LOC132641010 gene encoding GBF-interacting protein 1-like isoform X4, with protein sequence MQGRGNKGSRGNFTSRHVSLDAGGGRNSGAAKENGVSHVSGKSVNPSSMPTVEGKNTSSSSSAKANGPGVVAFGSNNVLHDARALSRRGIKQSEATAGAGSIKSEKPLQSPSHDVNRSPRVSVGTRDMFGHKMPNFSNSSTSLSSPPSSGAFSASDPVLLPSHDLRPPGAVGTIRREVSGQRAPFEHVPTNSNGSKTVTAVSDSRSSSVQVNMSSKFQGPAKNQLPESSLSASSAQGVPSLSRPTSNYNNRSPVVGPQKAGPGKEWKPKPTNNNSAISAAGSSDISTVSAEVDTKPQPPAVDVGTKEGTLELQQKLEKSHISDIQNVIIPNHLHVPEAEKLGFCFGSFEASLDLAVSANNAAESEKTPSLSGTSEGIEETTAELLRDQNPSTTAERAECSDQSPPSGGQENLSAKPEDVSSSVPEYSESNQENLQGGHQYSVVHTSPNYSFGFVPPTLGSQLAPFENSESQSRDVSCLPNFVVQQPIDPTNYYAQFYRSSPDGDGRISPFHSAGVSTKYNSNGAVVPPQTSQSAQEGGNTAAPTSLATQTAGLMQSSAAVTQQPLPVFRQATGMHVPHYPPNYIPYAHYFSPYYVPPTAIHQFLSNGAFPQQPQAGSVYPPPPAAAGRYSLSQYRPGANVGNSTHIGVPGSYGPYGSSTSNYNPSASTGPGNPASNEDLSASSLRENNVHVSGQQQSEGSGVWITPGRDLSSLQASSYYNLPQGQMAFTPTQAGHGNIAGLYHPPQPVTAQTIHPLMQQAQTMAGPIDMVGPTATVYQQAQHSQINWPSSY
- the LOC132641010 gene encoding GBF-interacting protein 1-like isoform X3, whose amino-acid sequence is MESTLNVGWWSNLLPGTRKNNLNKESAEPKWKPAMQGRGNKGSRGNFTSRHVSLDAGGGRNSGAAKENGVSHVSGKSVNPSSMPTVEGKNTSSSSSAKANGPGVVAFGSNNVLHDARALSRRGIKQSEATAGAGSIKSEKPLQSPSHDVNRSPRVSVGTRDMFGHKMPNFSNSSTSLSSPPSSGAFSASDPVLLPSHDLRPPGAVGTIRREVSGQRAPFEHVPTNSNGSKTVTAVSDSRSSSVQVNMSSKFQGPAKNQLPESSLSASSAQGVPSLSRPTSNYNNRSPVVGPQKAGPGKEWKPKPTNNNSAISAAGSSDISTVSAEVDTKPQPPAVDVGTKEGTLELQQKLEKSHISDIQNVIIPNHLHVPEAEKLGFCFGSFEASLDLAVSANNAAESEKTPSLSGTSEGIEETTAELLRDQNPSTTAERAECSDQSPPSGGQENLSAKPEDVSSSVPEYSESNQENLQGGHQYSVVHTSPNYSFGFVPPTLGSQLAPFENSESQSRDVSCLPNFVVQQPIDPTNYYAQFYRSSPDGDGRISPFHSAGVSTKYNSNGAVVPPQTSQSAQEGGNTAAPTSLATQTAGLMQSSAAVTQQPLPVFRQATGMHVPHYPPNYIPYAHYFSPYYVPPTAIHQFLSNGAFPQQPQAGSVYPPPPAAAGRYSLSQYRPGANVGNSTHIGVPGSYGPYGSSTSNYNPSASTGPGNPASNEDLSASSLRENNVHVSGQQQSEGSGVWITPGRDLSSLQASSYYNLPQGQMAFTPTQAGHGNIAGLYHPPQPVTAQTIHPLMQQAQTMAGPIDMVGPTATVYQQAQHSQINWPSSY
- the LOC132641010 gene encoding GBF-interacting protein 1-like isoform X2 → MSSGSNTNTRVSIPGGVRKTILDIKEITGNHSDDEIYAMLKECCMDPNETTQKLLLQDTFHEVKRKRDRKRENLNKESAEPKWKPAMQGRGNKGSRGNFTSRHVSLDAGGGRNSGAAKENGVSHVSGKSVNPSSMPTVEGKNTSSSSSAKANGPGVVAFGSNNVLHDARALSRRGIKQSEATAGAGSIKSEKPLQSPSHDVNRSPRVSVGTRDMFGHKMPNFSNSSTSLSSPPSSGAFSASDPVLLPSHDLRPPGAVGTIRREVSGQRAPFEHVPTNSNGSKTVTAVSDSRSSSVQVNMSSKFQGPAKNQLPESSLSASSAQGVPSLSRPTSNYNNRSPVVGPQKAGPGKEWKPKPTNNNSAISAAGSSDISTVSAEVDTKPQPPAVDVGTKEGTLELQQKLEKSHISDIQNVIIPNHLHVPEAEKLGFCFGSFEASLDLAVSANNAAESEKTPSLSGTSEGIEETTAELLRDQNPSTTAERAECSDQSPPSGGQENLSAKPEDVSSSVPEYSESNQENLQGGHQYSVVHTSPNYSFGFVPPTLGSQLAPFENSESQSRDVSCLPNFVVQQPIDPTNYYAQFYRSSPDGDGRISPFHSAGVSTKYNSNGAVVPPQTSQSAQEGGNTAAPTSLATQTAGLMQSSAAVTQQPLPVFRQATGMHVPHYPPNYIPYAHYFSPYYVPPTAIHQFLSNGAFPQQPQAGSVYPPPPAAAGRYSLSQYRPGANVGNSTHIGVPGSYGPYGSSTSNYNPSASTGPGNPASNEDLSASSLRENNVHSEGSGVWITPGRDLSSLQASSYYNLPQGQMAFTPTQAGHGNIAGLYHPPQPVTAQTIHPLMQQAQTMAGPIDMVGPTATVYQQAQHSQINWPSSY
- the LOC132641010 gene encoding GBF-interacting protein 1-like isoform X1, whose product is MSSGSNTNTRVSIPGGVRKTILDIKEITGNHSDDEIYAMLKECCMDPNETTQKLLLQDTFHEVKRKRDRKRENLNKESAEPKWKPAMQGRGNKGSRGNFTSRHVSLDAGGGRNSGAAKENGVSHVSGKSVNPSSMPTVEGKNTSSSSSAKANGPGVVAFGSNNVLHDARALSRRGIKQSEATAGAGSIKSEKPLQSPSHDVNRSPRVSVGTRDMFGHKMPNFSNSSTSLSSPPSSGAFSASDPVLLPSHDLRPPGAVGTIRREVSGQRAPFEHVPTNSNGSKTVTAVSDSRSSSVQVNMSSKFQGPAKNQLPESSLSASSAQGVPSLSRPTSNYNNRSPVVGPQKAGPGKEWKPKPTNNNSAISAAGSSDISTVSAEVDTKPQPPAVDVGTKEGTLELQQKLEKSHISDIQNVIIPNHLHVPEAEKLGFCFGSFEASLDLAVSANNAAESEKTPSLSGTSEGIEETTAELLRDQNPSTTAERAECSDQSPPSGGQENLSAKPEDVSSSVPEYSESNQENLQGGHQYSVVHTSPNYSFGFVPPTLGSQLAPFENSESQSRDVSCLPNFVVQQPIDPTNYYAQFYRSSPDGDGRISPFHSAGVSTKYNSNGAVVPPQTSQSAQEGGNTAAPTSLATQTAGLMQSSAAVTQQPLPVFRQATGMHVPHYPPNYIPYAHYFSPYYVPPTAIHQFLSNGAFPQQPQAGSVYPPPPAAAGRYSLSQYRPGANVGNSTHIGVPGSYGPYGSSTSNYNPSASTGPGNPASNEDLSASSLRENNVHVSGQQQSEGSGVWITPGRDLSSLQASSYYNLPQGQMAFTPTQAGHGNIAGLYHPPQPVTAQTIHPLMQQAQTMAGPIDMVGPTATVYQQAQHSQINWPSSY